From a region of the Myroides sp. JBRI-B21084 genome:
- a CDS encoding KdsC family phosphatase has protein sequence MSKSYKEYLNHINTFIFDVDGVLTNGTIHVTQTGELLREMNIRDGYAMKAAIEKGYNVCIISGGSNEGVRIRLRNLGIYDIHLGVPDKVAIYQEYIHVNNIKPENVLYMGDDIPDYWVMQKVGLPACPQDAVPEIKQLSKYISHVKGGKGAVRDVIEQVMKVQGKWLEHFEAKFD, from the coding sequence ATGTCTAAAAGTTACAAAGAATATTTAAACCACATTAATACATTTATTTTTGACGTTGATGGTGTTTTAACCAACGGAACCATACACGTAACACAAACCGGAGAATTATTAAGAGAAATGAATATACGCGATGGTTATGCTATGAAAGCAGCCATAGAAAAAGGGTATAATGTATGTATTATTTCGGGCGGATCAAACGAAGGTGTTCGCATACGGTTACGCAACCTAGGCATTTACGATATACATTTGGGAGTGCCAGACAAAGTAGCTATTTACCAAGAATACATACATGTAAATAATATTAAACCCGAAAATGTTCTTTATATGGGCGATGATATCCCCGATTATTGGGTTATGCAAAAAGTAGGTTTACCTGCTTGTCCGCAAGATGCAGTACCCGAAATTAAACAATTAAGCAAATACATTTCGCATGTGAAAGGTGGAAAAGGAGCTGTGCGCGATGTAATTGAACAAGTTATGAAAGTTCAAGGCAAATGGCTTGAACATTTCGAAGCAAAGTTTGACTAA
- a CDS encoding Rossmann-like and DUF2520 domain-containing protein, translating to MKTINLIGWGNVAYHLFSAINNLNNYKIQNIGVRSLEKIDDFFALNLLVQIDDLKPADITLIAVLDRAIEEVAEKIPYKNKLVVHTSGTTAIDVLNNKNRKGVFYPLQTFSKNKEVNFKEVPLCLEAENDSDLNELKLLANLLSNNVYEISSDQRKSLHVAAVFVSNFTNHLYTIGNKICTDNNISFNILKPLINETADKIRYLSPKEAQTGPAIRFDSKTIEKHEDFLKNPIFKEIYKLITQSIQQNV from the coding sequence ATGAAAACAATAAATTTAATAGGTTGGGGCAATGTAGCTTATCATTTATTTAGTGCCATAAACAACTTAAACAATTATAAAATACAAAACATTGGGGTACGTTCTTTGGAAAAAATAGATGATTTTTTTGCTCTTAATTTACTGGTACAAATTGATGATTTAAAACCTGCCGATATTACATTAATTGCAGTATTGGATAGAGCAATTGAAGAAGTTGCCGAAAAAATACCTTATAAAAACAAGTTAGTTGTACATACATCGGGAACAACAGCTATTGATGTTTTAAACAATAAAAACAGAAAAGGTGTTTTTTACCCTTTGCAAACTTTTTCTAAAAATAAAGAGGTAAATTTTAAAGAAGTACCCTTGTGCTTAGAAGCTGAAAACGATAGTGATTTAAACGAATTAAAATTGTTAGCTAATTTACTATCTAACAATGTGTATGAAATTTCATCGGATCAACGAAAAAGTTTACATGTTGCAGCGGTTTTTGTAAGCAATTTCACAAATCATTTATATACAATAGGTAATAAAATTTGTACTGATAACAACATATCTTTTAATATTTTAAAACCTTTAATAAACGAAACAGCTGATAAAATTAGATATTTAAGCCCTAAAGAAGCGCAAACGGGACCTGCAATAAGATTTGATAGTAAAACAATAGAAAAACATGAAGACTTTTTAAAAAATCCAATTTTTAAAGAGATATACAAATTAATTACACAAAGCATACAACAAAATGTCTAA
- a CDS encoding ABC-F family ATP-binding cassette domain-containing protein, with product MLTVSNLSVQFGKRILFDEVNATFTQGNCYGIIGANGAGKSTFLKIIAGDIDPTSGHVILEPGKRMSVLNQNHNMFDEHTVLETVLMGNKVLFAVKKEMDELYADYSDENADRIGELQLQFDEMNGWNADSDAASMLSNLGISEDLHYTLMGEVEPKLKVRVLLAQALFGNPDVLVMDEPTNDLDFETIGWLENFLANYENTVLVVSHDRHFLDAVCTHISDIDFGKINHFSGNYTFWYESSQLAAKQRAQQNKKAEEKKAELEEFIRRFSANVAKSKQATSRKKMIEKLNVNEIKPSSRRYPAIIFEQEREAGDQILNIKDLEASVEGETLFKGVDFNMAKGDKVVVFSKDSRATTAFYEILNNNLKADNGTFEWGITTNQSYLPADNHHFFTDDLTLVDWLRQWAKTEEERDEVYVRGFLGKMIFSGEEALKKGSVLSGGEKVRCMISRMMMLRANVLMLDEPTNHLDLESITAFNNSLKNFKGSVLLTTHDHEFAQTVGNRILELTPNGVIDRYMTFDEYLDDEKIKELRTKMYS from the coding sequence ATGTTAACAGTTTCAAATTTATCTGTACAATTTGGAAAACGTATATTGTTTGATGAAGTAAATGCTACTTTCACTCAAGGAAATTGCTATGGTATTATTGGTGCTAACGGTGCCGGAAAATCTACCTTTTTAAAAATTATTGCTGGCGATATTGATCCAACATCTGGCCATGTAATTTTAGAACCAGGCAAACGTATGTCGGTTTTAAACCAAAATCACAATATGTTTGACGAACATACCGTACTAGAAACTGTTTTAATGGGAAATAAAGTGTTATTTGCTGTTAAAAAAGAAATGGACGAATTGTACGCAGATTATTCTGATGAAAACGCTGATAGAATTGGTGAATTACAGTTGCAATTTGATGAAATGAACGGTTGGAATGCCGATTCTGATGCAGCTTCAATGCTATCTAACTTAGGTATTTCTGAAGATTTACATTACACATTAATGGGCGAGGTGGAACCAAAATTAAAAGTTCGTGTGTTATTAGCACAAGCTTTGTTTGGTAATCCAGATGTTTTGGTGATGGATGAGCCTACCAACGACTTGGATTTTGAAACAATTGGTTGGTTAGAGAATTTCTTAGCTAATTATGAAAACACCGTTTTAGTTGTATCGCACGACCGTCACTTTTTAGATGCAGTTTGTACACATATTTCAGATATCGATTTTGGAAAGATCAATCATTTTTCTGGAAATTATACCTTTTGGTACGAATCTTCGCAATTAGCTGCCAAACAACGCGCACAACAAAACAAAAAAGCCGAGGAGAAAAAAGCAGAATTAGAAGAGTTTATTCGTCGTTTTTCTGCCAACGTTGCAAAATCTAAGCAAGCAACTTCACGTAAAAAAATGATCGAGAAGTTAAATGTAAACGAAATTAAACCATCTAGCCGTCGCTATCCAGCTATAATTTTTGAACAAGAGCGTGAAGCGGGCGATCAAATTTTAAATATTAAAGATTTAGAAGCATCTGTAGAAGGCGAAACGCTATTTAAAGGTGTTGATTTTAATATGGCAAAAGGCGATAAAGTAGTTGTTTTTTCTAAAGATTCACGTGCAACAACAGCGTTTTACGAAATTTTAAACAATAATTTAAAAGCAGATAACGGTACTTTTGAATGGGGTATTACAACCAATCAATCGTATTTACCTGCTGATAATCACCACTTTTTTACCGATGATTTAACATTGGTTGATTGGTTGCGCCAGTGGGCTAAAACCGAAGAAGAACGTGATGAGGTTTATGTTCGTGGCTTTTTAGGTAAGATGATTTTTTCGGGCGAAGAAGCGTTGAAAAAAGGTTCGGTTTTATCGGGTGGTGAAAAAGTTCGTTGTATGATATCGCGCATGATGATGTTGCGTGCTAACGTATTAATGTTAGACGAACCTACGAACCACTTAGATTTAGAGTCGATTACAGCGTTTAACAACTCGTTGAAAAACTTTAAAGGTTCGGTATTATTAACCACACATGATCATGAGTTTGCACAAACCGTTGGTAACCGTATTTTAGAATTAACACCAAACGGAGTTATCGATCGTTACATGACTTTTGACGAATATTTAGAT